The DNA sequence AGCAGCGCGGGCAGCGCCAGCAGCAGCTGCACCAGGGCGGTCGCGGCCAGCGCGATCCGCAGGATCTGGCGGCGGCCGTGCACCTGCTCGCGGTGGGCGCGCTCGGCCGCCGTCTGGTCGGCGGCGACGGCGGCCAGGATCGGGGCGGTGAGGTCGGGCACCTCGACGGGCTGGAGGCGCACCGTGCGGGTCAGCTGCTCCGCGGCGCGCAGCCAGGTGCGGCAGTCGGCGCACCCGGCGAGGTGCCCGTCCAGGGACACCGCCGACGTCGCCGCCCAGCCTTCTTCCTCACCGTCCAGCCGGGCCGAGAGCCCTTCGCGTACCTCGTCGCAGATGTTCATGGGCGGGTAGTCGGCGCTCGGGGGCGTCCGGTTCCCGGCGGCACGGAGGAATCAGCGTGGCGTGGGACACGCACAGCGTCACCATTCCGTGACCGACCGATCGGCCGTTAGGCTTGCTCCCCGTGTCCCCCCAGCCATCCGATGCCGCCCGCCCGGTCGCCGATCCGGCCACGCAGCGCGATGCTGCTACGCAGTGGGCGCTGGCCGCGCGTGGTGGAGATCCGCTGGCGCAGGCCGCGCTGGTGCGGGCCACCCAGGCCGAGGTGTGGCGGTTCGTAGCGGCCCTGGTCGATCCGGGCAGCGCGGATGATCTGACCCAGGAGACCTATCTGCGGGCGTTCCGGGCACTGCCCGGCTTCGAGGGCCGGTCGACGGTACGCACGTGGCTGCTGGGAATCGCCCGCCGCACCTGCGCCGACCATGTGCGTACGGTGGTAAGGCAGCGCCGGCTGGACACCCGTCTGGCCGGCGAGGCGGCGACGGGCGGGCTCCACCCCGACCCGGCAGGTCAGGTCAGCGCGGCGCAGCTGCTGGAGCGGCTGTCGCCGGAGCGCCGGGAGGCGTTCGTGCTGACCCAGCTGCTGGGGCTGCCGTACGAGCAGGCGGCGGCGGTGCTGGAGGTGCCCGTCGGCACGATCCGGTCCCGGGTCGCGCGCGCCCGCGCCGACTTGGTCACCAGCGTCGTTACCGCACTAGCCGCCTAACGGCGTGGAGGAGGAGACATGAGCGGTTGGCACAGGGCACAGCCGTGGGTGAGCCTGGTCGTCCGGCTCGCCCTCGCCGGGGTCTTCCTGACCGCGGGGCTGCTCAAGGTGTCGGACCTGGCCGCGACGGGACGCGCCGTGAACGCGTACCAGATCCTGCCGTACGACCTCGCCATGGCCTTCGGGGCGGCGCAGCCGTTCGTGGAGATCGCCCTCGGCCTGCTCCTGCTGGTCGGCCTGGCCACCCGCCTGGCCGGCTGGATCAGCGCGGTCACCATGGTCGCCTTCATCGCGGGCATCTCCTCGGCCTGGGCCCGCGGCCTCAACATCGACTGCGGCTGCTTCAGCAAGGGCGGCGTGCTCCCGCCCGGCGTCACCCCCAACTACGTTCCGGAGATCCTCCGGGATGTGGCCTTCCTGGCGATGGCCATCTTTTTGATCATCTACCCGGTCAGCCGTTTCTCCCTCGACGCACGACTGGATCAACCGTCCGCGACGGACGCCGTGTTCGAGGAGTATGACGATGACGACAACGAAGACGAGCCTGCCGCCGCGGCGGCACGCCAGAAGCGGGCGTGACCTGGCGGCGGTGACGGCATGAGCAGCCGCAAGGACCAGAACGCCGCGGCGCGGCTGGTGCGCGAGCAGATCGCCGCCGAGAAGCGCCGCAAGCGCACCCTGTACATCACGATCGGGGCGGTCGCCGCGCTGGTCATCGCCGGCCTGATCGGCTGGAGCCTGTACGCGTCGAGCAAGAGCGGCGAGTACACGGCCCCGCGCAACACCAACAGCGCGGGCAGCGGCGTCGTGGCGGGCGCGGGCCCGGTCACCGTCGACGAGTACGTCGACTTCCTGTGCCCGCACTGCAAAGCCTTCCACGACGACTACGGTGCCCAGGTCAAGCAGCTCGTCGACGACAAGAAGATCACCCTGGTGACGCACCCGGTGGCATACCTCGACGGCGCCTCGACCAACCGCTACTCGACCCGGTCGTCCGCCGCCTCCGGCTGCGCCGCCGACGAGGGCAAGTTCGCCGAGTACGCCGACGCGCTGTTCGCCAACCAGCCCGCCGAGGGCACCGCCGGGCCCAGCGACGACGACCTGGTCGCCCTGGGCAAGACGGTCGGCCTGGGCGACGCCTTCGGCCAGTGCGTCCAGGACAAGAAGTTCGTGACCTGGGCGGACCACGTCACCACCGAGGCGGGCAAAGCCGGTGTCAGCGGTACGCCTACCGTGCTGGTGAACGGCAAGCCGGTCCAGGCCACCGGCCCGGCCATCGCGGCGGCGGTCGCCGAGGCGACCGGGGCCAAACCCACCCCCACCGTGAGTTAGCAGGTCAGATGACACCCCTCCTGGTACGACGCGCGGGCGCGGTCCTCGGGACCGCGCTCGCGGCGCTCCTGGCCACCGCCACCCCGGCCTTCGCGCACGGCGCCGACGCCCCCGACGCCACCAACTTCCGGACCACCATCACGGTCAGCCCGGACCTGCCCGGCCTCGAAGTGATCAGCATCGAGGCGGGGGCCCGGCTCCAGCTGACCAACGACAGCGGGAAACCGGTCGAGGTGCTGGGCTACCAGAACGAGCCCTACCTGGAGGTACGCCCCGACGGGGTGTACGAGAACATCCACTCCCCCGCGACGTACCTCAACATCACGATCGCGCACGTGGACCCGCCCGCGACCGCCGACCCGACGCTGCCGCCGGAGTGGCGCAAGGTC is a window from the Catellatospora sp. TT07R-123 genome containing:
- a CDS encoding sigma-70 family RNA polymerase sigma factor, producing the protein MSPQPSDAARPVADPATQRDAATQWALAARGGDPLAQAALVRATQAEVWRFVAALVDPGSADDLTQETYLRAFRALPGFEGRSTVRTWLLGIARRTCADHVRTVVRQRRLDTRLAGEAATGGLHPDPAGQVSAAQLLERLSPERREAFVLTQLLGLPYEQAAAVLEVPVGTIRSRVARARADLVTSVVTALAA
- a CDS encoding DoxX family protein gives rise to the protein MSGWHRAQPWVSLVVRLALAGVFLTAGLLKVSDLAATGRAVNAYQILPYDLAMAFGAAQPFVEIALGLLLLVGLATRLAGWISAVTMVAFIAGISSAWARGLNIDCGCFSKGGVLPPGVTPNYVPEILRDVAFLAMAIFLIIYPVSRFSLDARLDQPSATDAVFEEYDDDDNEDEPAAAAARQKRA
- a CDS encoding thioredoxin domain-containing protein; amino-acid sequence: MSSRKDQNAAARLVREQIAAEKRRKRTLYITIGAVAALVIAGLIGWSLYASSKSGEYTAPRNTNSAGSGVVAGAGPVTVDEYVDFLCPHCKAFHDDYGAQVKQLVDDKKITLVTHPVAYLDGASTNRYSTRSSAASGCAADEGKFAEYADALFANQPAEGTAGPSDDDLVALGKTVGLGDAFGQCVQDKKFVTWADHVTTEAGKAGVSGTPTVLVNGKPVQATGPAIAAAVAEATGAKPTPTVS